In the genome of Amphiura filiformis chromosome 4, Afil_fr2py, whole genome shotgun sequence, one region contains:
- the LOC140150968 gene encoding eukaryotic translation initiation factor 3 subunit L-like isoform X2, which translates to MYQDVAEYGDGDYEQGYYGDDNYGSHTGDPKQDLAYEQQYSHGPSSYIVPEEIKSFLLFFQRSINENSIYDISHCYENTFNKLTERFFKNSSWPEAESIMPIVGNDMVFMILYKELFYRHIYARVQTGPSQEQRFESYYNYCNLFNFILNAEGPVRLELPDQWLWDIIDEFIYQFQEFSKYRCRLSTKSEDEVAILRANPKIWNVHSVLNVLHSLVEKSSINRQLEVYATGGNPDSVAGDFGEHSLYKMLGYFSLIGLLRLHSLLGDYFQAIKVLENIELNKQTLYSRVPTCQVTTYYYVGFAYLMMRRYQDAIRSFANILLYIQRTNRMLPPGSYQVEVIKKINEQIFTLLGIALSLHPMRIDESVHMQLREKMGDKLLKMQKGDMQAFEDCFSFACPRFLSPVPPNFDQPASNSHREPFTLQVHVFKEEVQQQILIPTIRSFLKLYTTMPISKLAAFLDMSEEDFKTQLLCFKHKMKNLVWTKGSSGLEGQFAASSEVDFYIDQDMIHIADTKVARRYGDFFIRQIHKFDEMNRNLKKQQQQHFKEKEEE; encoded by the exons ATGTATCAAGATGTAGCCGAGTATGGTGATGGGGAT TATGAGCAAGGGTACTACGGAGATGATAATTATGGCAGCCATACAG GTGACCCAAAGCAGGATTTAGCGTATGAACAGCAATATTCCCATGGGCCTAGTTCCTACATTGTACCGGAGGAAATCAAAAGTTTCCTGCTCTTCTTTCAAAGAAGCATCAATGAAAATAGCATCTATGACATCAGCCACTGCTATGAAAATAC ATTTAACAAATTAACAGAGAGATTTTTCAAGAATTCATCATGGCCAGAAGCAGAGAGCATTATGCCAATTGTTGGCAATG ATATGGTTTTTATGATCTTGTACAAGGAATTGTTCTACAGGCACATTTATGCCAGAGTTCAG ACTGGTCCATCCCAAGAGCAACGATTTGAGTCCTACTACAACTATTGCAACCTGTTCAACTTTATACTCA ATGCTGAGGGTCCAGTGAGGTTAGAGCTACCAGACCAGTGGTTATGGGATATCATTGATGAGTTTATCTATCAG TTCCAAGAATTCAGCAAGTATCGGTGTCGGTTGTCAACCAAGTCTGAAGATGAGGTGGCCATCCTGAGGGCAAATCCAAAG ATCTGGAATGTTCACAGTGTGTTGAATGTATTACACTCATTAGTTGAGAAGTCTAGCATCAATAGACAACTGGAAGTATATGCTACAGGAG gtaACCCAGATAGTGTTGCAGGAGACTTTGGTGAGCATTCATTATATAAGATGTTGGGTTATTTCAGCCTGATTGGACTACTCAGGTTACACTCACTGCTTGGAGATTACTTCCAAGCTATCAAAGTCTTGGAGAACATTGAACTCAACAAACAG ACCTTGTACTCCAGAGTACCCACATGTCAAGTGACGACCTATTACTATGTCGGCTTTGCGTATCTGATGATGAGACGCTACCAGGATGCGATCCGTAGTTTTGCCAACATCCTGTTGTACATTCAACGTACAAATCGTATGCTGCCCCCAGGCTCGTATCAGGTGGAAGTG ATCAAGAAGATCAATGAGCAGATCTTTACACTGCTGGGTATTGCATTGAGTCTGCATCCAATGCGTATTGATGAGAGTGTACACATGCAGTTGAGGGAAAAGATGGGAGATAAACTGCTCAAGATGCAAAAAGG AGATATGCAAGCATTTGAGGACTGTTTTTCATTTGCCTGTCCTCGTTTCTTGTCTCCGGTGCCTCCCAACTTTGACCAACCGGCCAGTAATTCACACAGGGAACCTTTCACATTGCAAGTGCATGTGTTCAAGGAAGAAGTACAACAGCAGATCCTTATACCCACCATTAGAAG CTTCTTGAAGTTGTACACCACCATGCCTATATCCAAGTTGGCTGCTTTCCTGGACATG AGTGAAGAGGATTTCAAGACCCAATTATTATGCTTTAAG CATAAAATGAAGAATCTTGTATGGACAAAAGGGTCAAGTGGTCTGGAAGGACAGTTTGCAGCTTCATCAGAAGTGGACTTCTACATTGACCAG GATATGATTCATATAGCTGACACCAAGGTAGCCCGTCGCTATGGAGATTTCTTCATCAGACAGATTCATAAATTTGACGAG ATGAATCGCAATCTGAagaaacagcaacaacaacatttcaaagaaaaagaagaagaataa
- the LOC140150968 gene encoding eukaryotic translation initiation factor 3 subunit L-like isoform X1, whose protein sequence is MYQDVAEYGDGDPSNDGPPKVITRSRKPDNVKYEQGYYGDDNYGSHTGDPKQDLAYEQQYSHGPSSYIVPEEIKSFLLFFQRSINENSIYDISHCYENTFNKLTERFFKNSSWPEAESIMPIVGNDMVFMILYKELFYRHIYARVQTGPSQEQRFESYYNYCNLFNFILNAEGPVRLELPDQWLWDIIDEFIYQFQEFSKYRCRLSTKSEDEVAILRANPKIWNVHSVLNVLHSLVEKSSINRQLEVYATGGNPDSVAGDFGEHSLYKMLGYFSLIGLLRLHSLLGDYFQAIKVLENIELNKQTLYSRVPTCQVTTYYYVGFAYLMMRRYQDAIRSFANILLYIQRTNRMLPPGSYQVEVIKKINEQIFTLLGIALSLHPMRIDESVHMQLREKMGDKLLKMQKGDMQAFEDCFSFACPRFLSPVPPNFDQPASNSHREPFTLQVHVFKEEVQQQILIPTIRSFLKLYTTMPISKLAAFLDMSEEDFKTQLLCFKHKMKNLVWTKGSSGLEGQFAASSEVDFYIDQDMIHIADTKVARRYGDFFIRQIHKFDEMNRNLKKQQQQHFKEKEEE, encoded by the exons ATGTATCAAGATGTAGCCGAGTATGGTGATGGGGAT CCTTCCAATGATGGCCCACCAAAAGTGATCACCCGGTCCAGGAAGCCTGATAATGTGAAG TATGAGCAAGGGTACTACGGAGATGATAATTATGGCAGCCATACAG GTGACCCAAAGCAGGATTTAGCGTATGAACAGCAATATTCCCATGGGCCTAGTTCCTACATTGTACCGGAGGAAATCAAAAGTTTCCTGCTCTTCTTTCAAAGAAGCATCAATGAAAATAGCATCTATGACATCAGCCACTGCTATGAAAATAC ATTTAACAAATTAACAGAGAGATTTTTCAAGAATTCATCATGGCCAGAAGCAGAGAGCATTATGCCAATTGTTGGCAATG ATATGGTTTTTATGATCTTGTACAAGGAATTGTTCTACAGGCACATTTATGCCAGAGTTCAG ACTGGTCCATCCCAAGAGCAACGATTTGAGTCCTACTACAACTATTGCAACCTGTTCAACTTTATACTCA ATGCTGAGGGTCCAGTGAGGTTAGAGCTACCAGACCAGTGGTTATGGGATATCATTGATGAGTTTATCTATCAG TTCCAAGAATTCAGCAAGTATCGGTGTCGGTTGTCAACCAAGTCTGAAGATGAGGTGGCCATCCTGAGGGCAAATCCAAAG ATCTGGAATGTTCACAGTGTGTTGAATGTATTACACTCATTAGTTGAGAAGTCTAGCATCAATAGACAACTGGAAGTATATGCTACAGGAG gtaACCCAGATAGTGTTGCAGGAGACTTTGGTGAGCATTCATTATATAAGATGTTGGGTTATTTCAGCCTGATTGGACTACTCAGGTTACACTCACTGCTTGGAGATTACTTCCAAGCTATCAAAGTCTTGGAGAACATTGAACTCAACAAACAG ACCTTGTACTCCAGAGTACCCACATGTCAAGTGACGACCTATTACTATGTCGGCTTTGCGTATCTGATGATGAGACGCTACCAGGATGCGATCCGTAGTTTTGCCAACATCCTGTTGTACATTCAACGTACAAATCGTATGCTGCCCCCAGGCTCGTATCAGGTGGAAGTG ATCAAGAAGATCAATGAGCAGATCTTTACACTGCTGGGTATTGCATTGAGTCTGCATCCAATGCGTATTGATGAGAGTGTACACATGCAGTTGAGGGAAAAGATGGGAGATAAACTGCTCAAGATGCAAAAAGG AGATATGCAAGCATTTGAGGACTGTTTTTCATTTGCCTGTCCTCGTTTCTTGTCTCCGGTGCCTCCCAACTTTGACCAACCGGCCAGTAATTCACACAGGGAACCTTTCACATTGCAAGTGCATGTGTTCAAGGAAGAAGTACAACAGCAGATCCTTATACCCACCATTAGAAG CTTCTTGAAGTTGTACACCACCATGCCTATATCCAAGTTGGCTGCTTTCCTGGACATG AGTGAAGAGGATTTCAAGACCCAATTATTATGCTTTAAG CATAAAATGAAGAATCTTGTATGGACAAAAGGGTCAAGTGGTCTGGAAGGACAGTTTGCAGCTTCATCAGAAGTGGACTTCTACATTGACCAG GATATGATTCATATAGCTGACACCAAGGTAGCCCGTCGCTATGGAGATTTCTTCATCAGACAGATTCATAAATTTGACGAG ATGAATCGCAATCTGAagaaacagcaacaacaacatttcaaagaaaaagaagaagaataa